In Candidatus Hydrogenedentota bacterium, the following proteins share a genomic window:
- the carB gene encoding carbamoyl-phosphate synthase large subunit, with translation MPLRKDFKKVLIIGSGPIVIGQACEFDYSGTQACKALRKLGYEIVLVNSNPATIMTDPATADTTYIEPLNLATISEIIRKERPDALLPNLGGQTGLNLASELAKAGVLDECGVKVIGVELDAIRRGEDRDAFKETMNSLGIEMCKSELAYSVEQAEAIAGRLGYPVVVRPAYTMGGTGGGLVYNVEELRTIVARGLSVSLVGQCLIEESVLGWEELELEVVRDAKNQKITVCFIENVDAMGVHTGDSYCTAPMLTISEALQGRLQKHSYDIVEAIGVIGGTNVQFAHDPETGRVVVIEINPRTSRSSALASKATGFPIALVSAMLACGLTLDEIPYWRDGTLEKYTPSGDYVVVKFARWAFEKFKGIEDKLGTQMRAVGEVMSIGKNYKEALQKAIRSLEQGRHGLGFAKDFNAKSLEELLRLASTATSERQFILYEAIRKGADLDDLHRRTHIKRWFLEQMSELVGLEEEVLKHRGGALPDDLLARAKRDGFADKYLAKLLGVTEKSIRDQRKAIGMAEAWDAVPVSGVENAAYYYSTYNAPDRVAASGNRKVVVLGGGPNRIGQGIEFDYCCVHAAFALRAAGIEAIMVNCNPETVSTDYDTANKLYFEPLTVEDVLSICEKEKPEGVICQFGGQTPLNIAGELAAAGVPILGTQPATIDLAEDRDQFRRIMQRLGIPQPASGMASTLDEALAIAGDIGYPLMVRPSYVLGGRGMEVVHDEEMLRRYVAAAVEVTPERPILIDKFLENAVEVEADAIADGKDAFVPSIMEHIELAGVHSGDSACVIPPVSISPGNLATITEYTRRIAVEMGVVGLMNIQYAIMDGVVYILEANPRASRTVPIVSKVCNVPMASLATRVMLGEALSAVAPPSRTVPHYGVKESVFPFYMFPEVDPVLGPEMRSTGEVLGLAPSHGLAYFKAQEAAGARLPESGCVLLTVAKPDKAGAPDVARRFVELGFTIKATKGTAELLEAHGIPCERINKMMEGRPNIADAITNGEIQLVINTPAGKLSITDDSYIRKAAVRARLPYITTIAAAAAAVRGIAEKRGGNYAVRSLQDYHRDIKEDAV, from the coding sequence ATGCCTCTGCGGAAAGATTTCAAAAAAGTTCTGATCATCGGTTCGGGCCCCATCGTCATTGGCCAGGCCTGCGAGTTTGACTACTCGGGGACGCAGGCCTGCAAAGCCCTCCGGAAACTCGGCTACGAGATCGTGCTGGTGAACTCAAATCCGGCGACGATCATGACCGACCCCGCCACGGCGGACACGACGTACATTGAGCCGCTAAACCTTGCCACCATTTCAGAAATTATCCGAAAGGAGCGCCCGGACGCGCTGCTGCCGAACCTGGGCGGCCAGACCGGGTTGAACCTGGCCTCGGAACTGGCCAAGGCGGGCGTGCTGGACGAGTGCGGCGTCAAGGTCATCGGCGTGGAGCTGGACGCCATCCGCAGGGGCGAGGACCGGGACGCGTTCAAGGAGACGATGAACTCCCTGGGCATCGAAATGTGCAAGAGCGAGCTGGCCTACAGCGTGGAGCAGGCCGAGGCCATCGCCGGGCGGCTTGGCTATCCGGTGGTCGTGCGCCCGGCGTACACCATGGGCGGCACGGGCGGCGGCCTGGTGTACAACGTCGAGGAACTGCGCACCATTGTGGCGCGCGGCCTTTCAGTGAGCCTGGTGGGCCAGTGCCTCATCGAGGAGTCGGTGCTGGGCTGGGAGGAGCTTGAGCTGGAGGTCGTGCGCGACGCGAAGAACCAGAAGATCACCGTGTGCTTCATCGAGAACGTGGACGCCATGGGCGTGCACACGGGCGACTCCTACTGCACCGCGCCCATGCTGACCATCTCGGAGGCGCTGCAGGGGCGTCTTCAAAAGCACTCCTACGACATCGTCGAGGCCATCGGCGTCATCGGCGGCACGAACGTGCAGTTCGCCCACGACCCGGAGACCGGCCGGGTGGTGGTCATCGAGATCAACCCGCGCACCTCGCGCTCCTCGGCGCTGGCCTCCAAGGCAACGGGTTTCCCCATCGCCCTGGTTTCGGCCATGCTGGCCTGCGGCCTGACCCTGGACGAAATCCCCTACTGGCGCGACGGCACACTGGAGAAGTACACCCCGTCCGGGGACTATGTGGTGGTGAAGTTCGCCCGGTGGGCCTTTGAGAAGTTCAAGGGCATCGAGGACAAACTGGGCACCCAGATGCGCGCCGTGGGCGAGGTGATGAGCATCGGCAAGAACTACAAGGAGGCCCTACAGAAGGCCATCCGCTCACTGGAGCAGGGCAGGCACGGACTGGGCTTCGCCAAAGACTTCAACGCGAAGTCCCTGGAAGAGCTGCTGCGCCTGGCGAGCACGGCCACCAGCGAGCGCCAGTTCATCCTCTACGAGGCCATCCGCAAGGGCGCGGACCTGGACGACCTGCACCGGCGCACCCACATCAAGCGCTGGTTCCTGGAGCAGATGAGCGAACTGGTTGGGCTGGAGGAGGAGGTTCTGAAACACAGGGGCGGCGCCCTGCCGGACGACCTGCTGGCGCGGGCGAAGCGGGACGGTTTCGCCGACAAGTATCTGGCCAAACTGCTCGGTGTCACCGAGAAGTCCATCCGGGACCAGCGCAAGGCCATCGGCATGGCCGAGGCGTGGGACGCGGTGCCCGTGAGCGGCGTCGAGAACGCGGCGTACTACTACTCCACCTACAACGCCCCCGACAGGGTGGCCGCGTCGGGCAACCGGAAGGTGGTGGTGCTTGGCGGCGGCCCGAACCGCATCGGGCAGGGCATCGAGTTCGACTACTGCTGCGTTCACGCGGCCTTCGCGCTCCGCGCGGCGGGCATCGAGGCCATCATGGTCAACTGCAACCCTGAGACAGTGTCCACGGACTACGACACGGCGAACAAACTCTACTTCGAGCCCCTCACCGTCGAGGACGTGCTGTCCATCTGCGAGAAGGAGAAGCCCGAGGGGGTCATCTGCCAGTTCGGCGGGCAGACCCCGCTGAACATCGCCGGGGAACTGGCGGCGGCGGGCGTGCCGATTCTGGGCACCCAGCCCGCCACCATTGACCTGGCCGAGGACCGGGACCAGTTCCGCCGGATAATGCAGCGTTTGGGCATACCCCAGCCCGCGAGCGGCATGGCAAGCACCTTGGACGAGGCCCTGGCCATTGCCGGGGACATCGGCTACCCCCTGATGGTGCGCCCCTCCTACGTGCTCGGCGGGCGCGGCATGGAGGTGGTCCACGACGAGGAGATGCTGCGCCGCTATGTGGCCGCTGCGGTCGAGGTGACCCCGGAGCGCCCCATCCTTATTGACAAATTCCTGGAGAACGCCGTCGAGGTCGAGGCGGACGCCATCGCCGACGGAAAAGACGCCTTTGTGCCGTCCATCATGGAGCACATCGAGCTGGCGGGGGTCCACTCCGGCGACTCGGCCTGCGTGATTCCCCCCGTCTCCATTTCCCCCGGGAATCTCGCCACCATCACCGAATACACGCGCAGGATCGCCGTCGAGATGGGCGTGGTCGGGCTGATGAACATCCAGTACGCCATCATGGACGGCGTGGTGTACATCCTGGAGGCCAACCCCCGCGCGTCGCGCACCGTCCCCATCGTGTCCAAGGTCTGCAACGTGCCAATGGCCTCCCTGGCCACGCGGGTGATGCTGGGCGAGGCGCTGTCGGCGGTCGCGCCGCCGTCCCGGACGGTGCCCCATTACGGCGTGAAGGAGTCCGTGTTCCCCTTCTACATGTTCCCCGAGGTGGACCCCGTGCTCGGTCCCGAGATGCGGTCCACGGGCGAGGTGCTCGGCCTGGCCCCCTCGCACGGGCTGGCCTACTTCAAGGCCCAGGAGGCGGCGGGCGCGCGCCTGCCCGAGTCCGGCTGCGTGCTGCTCACCGTGGCGAAGCCGGACAAGGCCGGGGCGCCGGACGTGGCGCGGCGCTTTGTCGAACTGGGCTTCACCATCAAGGCGACGAAAGGCACGGCGGAGCTGCTGGAGGCGCACGGGATTCCCTGCGAGCGCATCAACAAGATGATGGAGGGCCGGCCCAACATCGCCGACGCCATCACCAACGGCGAAATCCAGCTCGTCATCAACACCCCGGCGGGCAAACTCAGCATCACCGACGATTCGTACATCCGGAAGGCGGCGGTGCGCGCACGTCTGCCCTACATCACCACCATCGCGGCGGCGGCGGCGGCGGTTCGGGGCATCGCGGAGAAGCGCGGCGGCAATTACGCCGTGCGCTCCCTTCAGGACTATCACCGGGACATCAAGGAGGACGCTGTATAA